One genomic region from Desulfovibrio oxyclinae DSM 11498 encodes:
- a CDS encoding GGDEF domain-containing protein: protein MASAPNGIAFKDLLCKFGIEDDPRWTAVVLFVRNLVRDLSVFTEQDKAAIQQDIFDHIARRDFSEQAYHEVLERLNHFVGDNIVTRESRTALEAEKRSTAALLDEMRETVEAMRKSDDRRESKLDQVRRDTEEVIEREPERERILAQVREQFETLIQELRNEASEWEARARRLEHTARFDPLLTQLHNRRALDAQIKELTKAYRQTGEPVALMMIDVDHFKRVNDSLGHQVGDEVLKELASIVSSQATLVNGFPARYGGEELVVVTQGLPASEAAIKAEAIRRIVEKTRFIPAVKDYDGGEISFTVSIGVANIQPGWMASDLLRAADRALYIAKDSGRNMVITSVAN from the coding sequence ATGGCTTCAGCCCCGAACGGCATCGCTTTCAAGGACCTGCTCTGCAAATTCGGCATCGAGGACGATCCCCGCTGGACTGCGGTAGTCCTTTTCGTCAGAAACCTCGTGCGCGACCTCTCCGTTTTTACCGAGCAGGACAAGGCCGCCATTCAGCAGGATATCTTTGACCACATCGCCAGACGGGACTTTTCCGAGCAGGCCTATCACGAGGTGCTGGAGCGCCTGAACCACTTCGTTGGAGACAACATCGTGACCCGGGAGAGCCGCACGGCATTGGAGGCGGAAAAACGCTCCACCGCGGCGCTTCTGGATGAAATGCGTGAAACCGTCGAAGCCATGCGAAAATCCGACGACAGGCGCGAAAGCAAGCTGGATCAGGTCCGCCGCGACACCGAGGAAGTCATTGAACGCGAACCGGAGCGCGAACGAATTCTCGCGCAGGTGCGCGAACAGTTTGAGACGCTGATTCAGGAGCTGCGGAACGAAGCCAGCGAATGGGAAGCACGCGCACGCAGGCTGGAACACACCGCACGCTTCGACCCGCTGCTGACCCAGCTTCACAATCGCCGGGCCCTGGATGCACAGATCAAGGAGCTGACGAAAGCCTATCGGCAGACCGGAGAACCAGTGGCGCTGATGATGATCGACGTGGATCATTTCAAGCGGGTCAACGACTCCCTCGGCCATCAGGTGGGGGACGAAGTGCTCAAGGAGCTGGCCAGCATCGTTTCCTCACAGGCCACGCTCGTGAACGGATTCCCGGCCCGTTACGGCGGCGAAGAGCTTGTGGTCGTCACGCAGGGGCTGCCCGCCTCCGAAGCGGCCATCAAGGCCGAGGCCATCCGGCGCATTGTGGAAAAAACCCGGTTCATTCCCGCAGTCAAGGACTATGATGGCGGAGAGATTTCCTTTACGGTCAGCATCGGCGTGGCCAACATCCAGCCGGGCTGGATGGCGAGCGATCTTTTGCGCGCCGCAGACCGGGCCCTGTATATCGCCAAGGACTCCGGACGCAACATGGTGATCACGAGCGTGGCCAACTGA
- a CDS encoding HD-GYP domain-containing protein, whose product MLFPDTMGTFSVYLWQGGDFVLYTRSGQQFTEMHRNRLHGNGVKEVYVQSGEKSRYDAYVEENLGRILQDDSLPASERSRVFYEASSAVVQDIFVSKLPATLPRAHFDRVRSIVSNSIEFLAHNDSLSALAPFISHDYKTYTHCMHVFIFTVTILNTFSLDETELFECGLGALLHDVGKTRIPRKVLNKRGSLTRDERREIMNHPMHGISMCTRLPLSQNTINCILFHHEKMDGSGYPAGLSGPDIPLPVRVIAVADIYDALTTARPYADAMAPYEALTLMRHEMREHLDMTVFKRLVAVLGGAEII is encoded by the coding sequence ATGCTCTTTCCCGATACCATGGGCACCTTCTCGGTGTACCTGTGGCAGGGAGGGGACTTCGTGCTGTACACTCGCTCCGGTCAGCAGTTCACCGAAATGCACCGCAACCGTCTTCACGGCAACGGCGTCAAGGAGGTATACGTCCAAAGCGGGGAGAAATCCCGCTACGACGCCTACGTCGAGGAAAATCTGGGACGGATTCTTCAGGACGATTCACTGCCCGCGTCGGAACGGTCGCGGGTTTTTTACGAGGCGTCTTCGGCCGTGGTGCAGGACATCTTTGTCAGCAAGCTGCCCGCTACCCTGCCGCGGGCACACTTCGACCGCGTCAGATCCATCGTATCCAACAGCATAGAATTTCTGGCGCACAACGACTCTCTTTCCGCCCTCGCGCCGTTCATATCCCACGATTACAAGACGTATACGCACTGCATGCACGTCTTCATCTTCACGGTCACCATTCTGAATACGTTTTCGCTGGACGAGACCGAACTTTTCGAATGCGGGCTCGGCGCGTTGCTGCATGACGTGGGCAAGACACGCATTCCCCGCAAGGTACTCAACAAGCGCGGCTCCCTGACGCGTGACGAGCGGCGCGAGATCATGAACCATCCCATGCACGGCATCTCCATGTGCACCCGGCTGCCCCTGAGCCAGAACACCATCAACTGCATCCTGTTCCACCACGAAAAGATGGACGGCTCCGGATACCCCGCAGGGCTCTCCGGGCCGGACATCCCGCTTCCGGTCCGGGTCATCGCCGTGGCCGACATTTACGACGCCCTGACCACCGCGCGTCCCTACGCGGACGCCATGGCCCCCTACGAAGCCCTCACCCTGATGCGCCACGAAATGCGCGAGCATCTTGACATGACCGTATTCAAACGTCTTGTCGCCGTGCTCGGCGGAGCGGAAATCATATAA
- a CDS encoding glycosyltransferase family 2 protein, which yields MKEPRLSIVIPNYNYGRHFERLARSLYSQTLGMDIVEIILVDDGSTDDSLRQAAHFEELRPLRFEVLSGIHDGRPGNVRNRGLAEARGRFLLCMDPDDLLAPGYLAACLAELDDSDAGLAYTDFVMVEENTPREVALPDYDPQLLASQNILPPTAVMRRSAWERTESYRAGTDYEDWDLWIQFALAGFPFIHIATPLYVHMVHGGNFSFQARKNDARAKALIVLENEKFFSAATRHWARSVLGGESWAIPFPRGIIPGKQHVEKLLEKTG from the coding sequence ATGAAAGAACCCAGACTGAGCATCGTCATCCCCAATTACAACTATGGCCGTCATTTCGAACGGCTGGCTCGCAGCCTGTACAGCCAGACGCTGGGCATGGACATCGTCGAGATAATCCTCGTGGACGACGGCAGCACCGACGACTCACTGCGTCAGGCCGCGCATTTCGAGGAGTTGCGGCCACTACGCTTCGAAGTGCTCTCTGGCATTCACGACGGCCGCCCCGGCAACGTCCGCAACCGGGGGCTTGCAGAAGCGCGCGGAAGATTTCTGCTCTGCATGGACCCTGACGACCTGCTCGCACCGGGCTATCTGGCCGCCTGCCTTGCGGAGTTGGATGACTCCGACGCCGGGCTGGCCTACACGGACTTCGTGATGGTGGAAGAAAACACCCCGCGCGAGGTGGCCCTGCCGGACTACGACCCGCAACTGCTCGCCTCTCAGAACATCCTCCCCCCGACCGCCGTCATGCGCCGCAGCGCATGGGAGCGGACGGAAAGCTATCGCGCGGGAACCGACTACGAGGACTGGGATCTCTGGATTCAGTTCGCTCTTGCCGGATTCCCCTTCATCCATATCGCCACTCCCCTTTACGTACACATGGTGCACGGCGGGAACTTCTCCTTTCAGGCTCGGAAAAACGACGCCCGGGCCAAGGCGCTGATCGTTCTCGAAAACGAAAAGTTCTTCTCCGCCGCCACCCGCCACTGGGCCAGAAGTGTATTAGGAGGCGAATCATGGGCCATCCCCTTCCCCAGAGGAATCATTCCGGGAAAACAGCATGTGGAAAAGTTGTTGGAAAAAACAGGATAA
- a CDS encoding KdsC family phosphatase, giving the protein MSDKKAFSGLKPSDLDVIIYDFDGVMTDNRVHVHQDGHETVTCNRADGMGVGIIRALGVPQIILSTERNPVVRARADKLGIPAVHGVEDKLSVLRKHLEENGWSLARAMFVGNDVNDLSCLQAVGYPAAPADAWTRAREAVRHVFEARGGEGVVRELAEILHGND; this is encoded by the coding sequence GTGTCTGACAAGAAAGCGTTTTCCGGCCTCAAACCGTCCGATCTGGACGTGATCATCTACGACTTCGACGGGGTCATGACGGACAACCGGGTGCACGTGCATCAGGACGGGCACGAGACCGTTACCTGCAACCGCGCGGACGGCATGGGCGTGGGCATCATCCGGGCGCTGGGCGTGCCTCAGATCATTCTGAGCACCGAGCGCAACCCGGTGGTTCGTGCCCGGGCGGACAAGCTGGGCATTCCAGCAGTGCACGGGGTGGAGGACAAGCTTTCGGTTTTGAGAAAGCACCTTGAAGAAAATGGCTGGAGCTTGGCCCGAGCCATGTTCGTGGGCAACGACGTGAACGACCTTTCGTGTCTTCAGGCCGTGGGATACCCGGCCGCGCCTGCAGACGCATGGACGCGGGCGCGCGAAGCCGTCCGGCATGTTTTCGAGGCCCGCGGCGGCGAAGGGGTGGTGCGGGAACTGGCCGAGATTCTTCACGGCAACGACTGA
- a CDS encoding PAS domain S-box protein — MDNAITILIIDDDLRFRMLLAARLQALGYATEEVETGEQGVERFDAAKHSLALVDLRLPGISGLDVVEELAASAPEVPFIMLSGETGAEEAVRTIRAGAWDYVIKGPNFTKELESVIAKAVARTRYLTERNREMQKLREAETEYNQRLSQANERLQQEINERIGAEQALSNQLSFLQTVMDALPNPTFIKDAEGRYVGCNEAFLDLFGATKQDVIGSGANDIFGEKGHELSEKDAELLRDRGVQQYETDLPTAMGQKLRMLIRKAVYFDAKGQVAGMVGTGTDISEIRRMEKKLRRSEERFRELMEHSPLPAVLVDLNSRRLLFANRMALEAFEMPEKAPWEMTTEGFYVDLSERERLMERLKRDGSFRAEAIQLRSYSGRHFWALSTANLIDVDGSDAAFISFADITDRIEMEQRLRYFEAITNASPDFIMMLDRELTVVAANKALRDASPVSGDVHGMHVQNLWTSAAFRTMVHPHLARCFEGRPATARNWLPLLPERAGCYEFEFLPFDDGEKTTHAVVAIRDVTEEERARIKESRSRERFRALFDSSPDPILLFEKDHTISAMNSAACRTFDLSPEEDAGKSASVLHPSGNSHRTLLNSMEPQLIRTGSWNGEWTLARRDGSSIDCELSFSTIADAEEGTEYGYMAIIRDIGKRKQSERRLRDALHETQTLYQNSLIGIGMTRNGRITRINAKGAQTFGYIADALKGRSPAVFLPETESYEQLRGEVFESLRENGRYQSEKQLARSDGTFFWCSLQAKALDPEEPEKSVIWTFMDVSRRRYNETVAALLYRISNAVSDSGDLEALYGRIHGALNEYMDANNMFIALTEQDGKTFRFVYFEDEHDDFLGTIHPIKDASIRSFTGQVIERGNPLLVTSEPLPRTLFEQDLGRHDRTEIVSREEFMTRYGSSEQDHHGHPSAVWLGVPLKIEGQVIGVVAVQHYSNPQHYSARDASLLQAVSEQTALAITRKRHEHDLLAAKEEAEAANYSKSEFLANMSHEIRTPLNGVLGMLQLLQITEMDEEQIDYVNTALSSGRNLLSIINDILDFTKIEAGRLEVLQEEFNITSFMTQAVQPFLDEAKHRGIEMLLQVDDDVPEQVIGGKARLRQVLFNLVGNAIKFTDSGSVSISVSKLRERETSIRLLFVIADTGIGIPSEKLDMIFEPFTQVDGSYVRRHQGTGLGLGIVKRLVTLLGASLAVDSTEEEGTSVYLAMDFHAKAHVPVCKPNNQDLPEVVSGLCLLVVEDNRVNRTMTARMLTKLGHKADTASDGVQALKMLKENDYHMVFMDVQMPNMDGVETTRRIRRAHPDSGIDPMIPIVAMTAHAMQGDRETFLDAGMNEYLPKPVELDRIAALLIEFFPDCHREEP, encoded by the coding sequence ATGGATAACGCGATCACCATTCTCATCATAGATGACGATCTGAGATTCCGGATGCTGCTTGCCGCCCGGCTGCAGGCGCTCGGCTACGCCACGGAAGAGGTCGAGACCGGCGAACAGGGCGTGGAGCGGTTCGACGCGGCAAAGCATTCGCTGGCGCTGGTGGACCTGCGCCTGCCGGGTATTTCCGGGCTGGATGTCGTGGAGGAGCTCGCCGCCAGCGCTCCCGAAGTGCCGTTCATCATGCTCAGCGGCGAAACCGGGGCCGAGGAGGCCGTTCGCACCATCCGCGCCGGGGCGTGGGATTACGTCATCAAAGGCCCGAATTTCACCAAAGAGCTGGAAAGCGTCATCGCCAAGGCGGTGGCCCGCACGCGCTACCTCACGGAACGAAACCGTGAAATGCAAAAGCTCCGTGAGGCTGAAACCGAATACAATCAGCGACTTTCACAGGCCAATGAACGACTGCAACAGGAGATCAACGAACGCATAGGGGCAGAGCAGGCCCTCTCCAACCAGCTCAGCTTTCTCCAGACAGTCATGGACGCCCTGCCCAACCCGACTTTCATCAAGGATGCCGAAGGCAGATACGTCGGCTGCAACGAAGCGTTCCTCGACCTGTTCGGCGCCACGAAACAGGATGTGATCGGTTCGGGTGCAAACGACATTTTCGGGGAGAAAGGGCACGAACTCAGCGAAAAGGACGCTGAACTGCTCAGGGACAGGGGGGTTCAGCAGTACGAGACCGACCTGCCGACCGCCATGGGCCAGAAACTTCGAATGCTCATCCGCAAGGCGGTTTATTTCGACGCCAAGGGCCAAGTGGCCGGAATGGTGGGCACTGGAACCGACATTTCCGAAATCCGCCGTATGGAGAAAAAGCTCCGACGCAGTGAGGAACGGTTCCGGGAGCTCATGGAGCACTCCCCCCTGCCTGCGGTGCTGGTGGACCTGAATAGCAGACGACTGCTTTTCGCCAACCGCATGGCCCTCGAAGCCTTCGAGATGCCGGAGAAAGCCCCTTGGGAAATGACCACGGAAGGTTTCTACGTGGACCTTTCCGAGCGGGAAAGGCTCATGGAACGGCTCAAACGTGACGGGTCCTTCAGGGCAGAGGCGATTCAGCTTCGCAGCTATTCTGGCAGACATTTCTGGGCCCTGTCCACGGCAAACCTCATTGACGTGGACGGCAGCGATGCCGCCTTCATCTCCTTTGCCGACATCACCGACCGCATCGAAATGGAGCAGCGGCTGCGATATTTCGAGGCCATCACCAACGCTTCGCCCGATTTCATCATGATGCTCGACCGGGAGCTGACCGTGGTGGCAGCCAACAAGGCCCTGCGCGACGCCTCGCCCGTTTCCGGCGACGTTCACGGAATGCATGTCCAGAACCTCTGGACGTCGGCAGCGTTCCGGACAATGGTCCACCCCCACCTTGCGCGATGCTTTGAGGGCCGCCCGGCCACCGCCCGCAACTGGCTCCCGTTGCTTCCCGAGCGGGCGGGCTGCTACGAGTTCGAATTTCTGCCCTTCGACGACGGCGAAAAGACCACCCACGCGGTGGTGGCCATCCGTGACGTCACGGAAGAAGAGCGGGCCCGCATCAAGGAATCCCGGAGCCGCGAACGCTTCCGGGCCTTGTTCGACAGTTCGCCGGACCCGATCCTCCTGTTCGAGAAGGATCATACCATATCCGCCATGAACAGTGCCGCCTGCCGGACATTCGATCTGAGCCCCGAAGAGGACGCCGGCAAATCCGCCTCGGTACTCCACCCCTCGGGCAACAGCCACCGCACCCTCTTGAACAGCATGGAACCGCAGCTGATCCGGACCGGGAGCTGGAACGGGGAATGGACCCTCGCCCGGCGGGACGGCTCCTCGATTGACTGCGAGCTGTCCTTCTCAACCATCGCCGATGCCGAGGAGGGCACCGAATACGGGTACATGGCCATCATTCGCGACATCGGCAAACGCAAGCAGAGCGAACGCCGCCTGCGTGACGCCCTGCACGAGACCCAGACTTTGTATCAGAACTCGCTCATCGGCATCGGCATGACCCGCAACGGCAGGATCACCCGCATCAACGCAAAGGGAGCCCAGACATTCGGCTACATCGCCGACGCCCTCAAGGGACGAAGCCCGGCGGTCTTCCTGCCCGAGACGGAGTCCTACGAACAGCTCAGAGGCGAAGTGTTTGAATCGCTGCGTGAAAACGGCCGCTACCAATCGGAAAAACAGCTTGCCCGCTCTGACGGAACCTTTTTCTGGTGCAGTCTTCAGGCCAAGGCGCTCGACCCGGAAGAACCGGAAAAGAGCGTCATCTGGACCTTCATGGACGTTTCCCGCAGGCGTTACAACGAAACCGTGGCCGCCCTGCTCTACCGCATCTCCAACGCGGTAAGCGACTCCGGTGATCTCGAAGCTCTGTACGGCAGAATCCATGGCGCCCTGAACGAGTACATGGACGCCAACAACATGTTCATCGCCCTGACAGAACAGGACGGCAAGACCTTCCGTTTTGTATATTTCGAAGATGAGCACGACGACTTCCTCGGAACGATCCATCCCATAAAGGATGCCTCGATCAGAAGCTTCACTGGGCAGGTCATCGAACGGGGCAACCCGCTGCTGGTCACCAGCGAACCGCTGCCTCGCACGCTCTTCGAGCAGGATCTGGGCAGGCACGACCGGACGGAGATAGTCAGCCGCGAGGAATTCATGACCAGGTACGGGTCCAGCGAACAGGACCATCATGGCCACCCTTCCGCAGTGTGGCTGGGAGTTCCGCTCAAGATCGAAGGTCAGGTCATAGGTGTCGTGGCCGTGCAACACTACTCCAACCCTCAGCACTACTCCGCCCGCGATGCATCGCTGTTGCAGGCGGTTTCGGAGCAGACCGCGCTTGCCATCACCCGCAAACGTCACGAACACGACCTTCTGGCAGCCAAGGAGGAAGCCGAGGCCGCCAACTACAGCAAAAGCGAATTCCTCGCCAACATGAGCCACGAAATTCGCACCCCTCTCAACGGTGTGCTCGGAATGCTGCAACTGCTGCAGATTACCGAGATGGACGAAGAGCAGATCGATTACGTGAACACCGCCCTTTCCTCCGGGCGCAACCTGCTGTCCATCATCAACGACATTCTCGACTTCACCAAGATCGAAGCGGGCAGGCTTGAAGTACTTCAGGAAGAGTTCAATATTACCTCCTTCATGACTCAGGCGGTGCAGCCCTTCCTTGACGAAGCGAAGCACAGAGGCATCGAGATGCTCCTGCAAGTGGATGACGACGTGCCCGAACAGGTCATCGGGGGCAAGGCCCGCTTGCGGCAGGTACTCTTCAATCTGGTGGGCAACGCCATAAAGTTCACCGACTCTGGCAGCGTCAGCATTTCCGTCAGCAAACTGCGCGAACGCGAAACCTCGATCCGCCTGTTGTTTGTCATTGCCGACACAGGCATAGGTATTCCTTCGGAAAAGCTGGATATGATCTTTGAACCCTTTACGCAGGTGGACGGCTCATACGTCAGACGACATCAGGGCACGGGGCTAGGACTCGGCATCGTCAAGCGTCTCGTGACCCTACTGGGCGCCTCGCTCGCCGTGGACAGCACCGAGGAAGAGGGTACTTCCGTGTATCTGGCCATGGATTTTCATGCCAAGGCACATGTCCCCGTCTGCAAGCCAAACAATCAGGACCTGCCGGAAGTGGTTTCCGGGCTGTGTCTGCTGGTAGTGGAGGACAACCGGGTCAACCGCACCATGACCGCGAGGATGCTGACCAAGCTGGGCCACAAGGCGGATACCGCATCAGACGGAGTGCAGGCCCTCAAAATGCTGAAGGAAAACGACTACCACATGGTCTTCATGGACGTGCAGATGCCCAACATGGACGGGGTGGAGACCACCAGACGCATCCGCAGGGCGCACCCTGACAGCGGCATCGACCCCATGATCCCCATCGTGGCCATGACCGCCCACGCCATGCAGGGCGACCGTGAAACCTTCCTTGATGCGGGCATGAACGAATATCTGCCCAAGCCCGTGGAACTGGACCGCATCGCCGCTTTGCTGATAGAATTCTTCCCGGACTGCCACCGGGAGGAGCCATGA
- a CDS encoding DNA integrity scanning protein DisA nucleotide-binding domain protein, which translates to MSDNSFESVCIFHILDGLREGLSHFSGNSRAALVYAPRMDSPPRIYDPQGLLRGHEPRLMEHYLGSDAWRAPECTSSDVTFLDESEYKDLQLAGIIPFGGRSRGLQYQMWFTEEHPDMCSLGPTRRWMEYAVRLFAQNYELQNVRNVDTAGYVLQNCASHAIRDYIVDARSEMGFLDTRIRVYPFLDAVLGISRTKEEGAWPRGRLVVIEPDDLGLVRFICRFPQNERPRLTDFKHVRKMLQAVEYSGRVLVSDGRDIVGIAIGAMPGAYLAAQFGGSRGSLMLKDELVCTFTDGNFHSRNLKANLVQLEEILLESRLEMESQHQMMRLVHALVNRVRDRRHGCTLILDLGHMLVPTAGQRFEVPPDLREPGQIKLACSLAKIDGALHIGADLKLHGFGCLMDGRSVPGENRGRGARFNSALRFTAENENLVVIVVSSDRPVSIIQNGIELTAACDWRQMAGCPTPPLLADWLEG; encoded by the coding sequence ATGTCGGACAACTCGTTCGAAAGCGTCTGCATATTTCACATTCTCGATGGACTGCGCGAGGGGCTTTCCCATTTTTCCGGGAACAGCCGCGCAGCCCTTGTCTATGCTCCCCGCATGGACTCCCCCCCACGAATCTACGACCCGCAGGGGCTGCTCCGGGGACACGAGCCCCGGCTGATGGAACACTACCTCGGCTCCGATGCATGGCGGGCTCCCGAGTGCACGTCTTCCGACGTAACCTTCCTTGACGAAAGCGAATACAAGGACCTTCAGCTGGCGGGCATCATCCCGTTCGGCGGACGCTCCCGCGGACTTCAGTACCAGATGTGGTTCACCGAGGAGCACCCGGACATGTGCAGCCTCGGCCCCACCCGGCGCTGGATGGAATACGCCGTGCGCCTCTTTGCCCAGAACTATGAGCTCCAAAACGTCAGGAACGTGGATACCGCCGGTTACGTGCTGCAAAACTGCGCATCCCACGCCATCCGCGACTACATCGTGGACGCGCGGAGCGAGATGGGATTTCTGGACACCAGAATACGGGTCTACCCCTTCCTCGACGCGGTGCTCGGCATCTCGCGCACCAAGGAGGAAGGCGCGTGGCCACGGGGCAGGCTGGTGGTGATCGAACCCGATGACCTGGGGCTGGTTCGGTTCATCTGCCGCTTCCCGCAGAACGAGCGGCCCCGGCTTACCGACTTCAAGCATGTGCGAAAGATGTTGCAGGCCGTGGAATACTCGGGGCGCGTACTCGTCTCGGACGGGCGGGACATCGTGGGTATCGCCATCGGGGCCATGCCCGGGGCGTACCTTGCCGCGCAGTTCGGCGGCAGCCGCGGTTCGCTCATGCTCAAGGACGAGTTGGTGTGTACCTTCACGGACGGAAATTTCCATTCGCGCAATCTCAAGGCAAACCTCGTGCAGCTGGAGGAAATCCTGCTGGAGTCGCGTCTTGAGATGGAGTCGCAGCATCAGATGATGCGGCTGGTCCATGCGCTGGTGAACCGGGTGCGCGACCGCCGCCACGGCTGTACCCTGATTCTCGACCTGGGGCACATGCTGGTGCCCACGGCAGGCCAGCGTTTCGAGGTGCCGCCGGACCTGCGCGAGCCGGGGCAGATCAAACTGGCCTGCTCGTTGGCGAAGATCGACGGCGCGCTGCACATCGGAGCAGATCTCAAATTGCACGGTTTCGGCTGCCTCATGGACGGACGCAGCGTGCCGGGCGAGAATCGCGGCCGAGGGGCGCGGTTCAATTCCGCGTTGCGATTCACGGCGGAAAACGAGAACCTCGTGGTCATTGTGGTCTCGTCGGACCGGCCGGTTTCCATCATCCAGAACGGCATTGAACTGACGGCGGCCTGCGACTGGCGTCAGATGGCAGGCTGCCCCACGCCGCCGCTTCTGGCCGACTGGTTGGAGGGCTGA
- a CDS encoding HD-GYP domain-containing protein — MRSDVEDYLDRDEIPEDLNVEEFNQIGPAVLRAQPRGPMPLNLYRYRKKLNSLVNIYAAGAPMPADHLDHLVHLADQGRLFFSRNDQEIYARCAGSDPDAALDDPNLTPEDLAGILVSEIARRQKELFEHAMVPQLERLVQVVDSLAVYVGVDYDNIDHLVSVSHRNRDRERQRVNAGVIALAIYLQLNRDKVVIENLAPVSLGFFLYDIGMSRVSRLMTEKTSQLSATERRKLKEHPRDGLRILEKLGLDSEEVLEPCQQHHERIDGSGYPGQLKGKEIGLYGRIAAVADSFCAMITDRPHSARRNTVEAAVELLKMDRAYDHRVCRALVQYLQGIPG, encoded by the coding sequence ATGAGAAGTGACGTTGAAGATTATCTCGACAGGGACGAGATACCTGAAGACCTGAATGTGGAGGAGTTTAACCAGATCGGTCCGGCAGTGCTCAGGGCGCAGCCGAGGGGGCCGATGCCGCTGAACCTCTACAGATACCGCAAGAAACTGAATTCCCTTGTGAACATCTACGCGGCAGGGGCTCCCATGCCTGCCGACCACCTTGACCACCTTGTTCATCTGGCCGACCAGGGGCGCCTGTTCTTTTCCCGTAATGATCAGGAGATCTACGCCCGCTGCGCGGGCTCGGATCCCGATGCGGCGCTGGACGACCCGAACCTCACTCCGGAGGACCTTGCCGGAATTCTTGTTTCCGAGATAGCCCGTCGCCAGAAGGAGCTGTTCGAGCACGCCATGGTTCCGCAACTGGAGCGACTCGTGCAGGTGGTGGACAGTCTCGCGGTCTATGTGGGCGTGGACTACGACAACATCGACCATCTGGTGAGCGTCTCGCACCGCAACCGGGACCGCGAACGGCAGCGTGTCAATGCGGGCGTCATAGCGCTGGCCATCTATCTTCAGCTCAACCGCGACAAGGTTGTCATAGAAAATCTGGCGCCAGTGAGTCTGGGATTCTTCCTGTATGACATCGGCATGAGCCGCGTCTCGCGTCTGATGACCGAGAAAACTTCGCAGCTCAGCGCAACCGAGCGCCGGAAGCTCAAGGAGCACCCCCGGGACGGACTCAGGATTCTGGAGAAGCTCGGGCTGGATTCGGAGGAGGTTCTGGAGCCGTGCCAGCAGCATCATGAGCGCATCGACGGCAGCGGCTACCCCGGGCAGCTCAAGGGCAAAGAAATCGGCCTGTACGGACGGATAGCGGCGGTGGCGGATTCATTTTGCGCCATGATCACGGACCGGCCCCATTCCGCGCGTCGGAACACCGTGGAGGCCGCGGTGGAGCTGCTGAAAATGGACCGCGCCTACGACCACCGTGTCTGCCGCGCGCTTGTGCAGTACCTTCAGGGCATTCCCGGGTAA